The Metabacillus sediminilitoris genome window below encodes:
- the lipA gene encoding lipoyl synthase gives MTIDYVRKPEWLKIKLNTNEEYTGLKKMMREKKLHTVCEEAKCPNIHECWAVRKTATFMILGSVCTRACRFCAVQTGLPTELDWEEPERVAESVEQMGLKHVVITAVARDDLKDGGARVFAETVRAVRRRNPFCSIEVLPSDMNGEYDNLKTLMDAKPDILNHNIETVKRLSPRVRARATYERSLEFLKRAKQMNANIPTKSSIMIGLGETKEEIMETMDDLRANEVDIMTIGQYLQPTKRHLRVKKYWSPQEFNELKEIAMSKGFSHCEAGPLVRSSYHADEQVLAAKVNV, from the coding sequence ATGACCATTGATTATGTTCGTAAACCAGAGTGGCTCAAAATTAAATTAAATACCAATGAAGAGTATACAGGCCTAAAAAAAATGATGCGGGAAAAAAAGCTTCATACGGTCTGTGAAGAAGCAAAATGCCCTAATATTCATGAATGCTGGGCTGTACGCAAAACAGCAACCTTTATGATTTTAGGAAGTGTATGCACACGTGCCTGCCGATTCTGTGCGGTTCAAACAGGGCTTCCTACTGAACTTGATTGGGAAGAGCCAGAACGTGTGGCAGAATCAGTGGAGCAGATGGGCTTAAAGCATGTCGTGATTACGGCTGTTGCCCGTGATGATCTAAAAGACGGCGGAGCTCGAGTTTTTGCTGAGACGGTACGGGCAGTGAGGCGCCGCAATCCGTTTTGCAGCATTGAAGTTCTTCCATCCGATATGAATGGAGAATATGACAACTTAAAAACATTAATGGATGCAAAGCCAGATATTTTAAATCACAACATTGAAACCGTAAAACGGTTATCCCCGAGAGTTCGTGCACGTGCAACATATGAACGTTCTCTTGAGTTTTTAAAACGAGCAAAACAAATGAATGCCAATATTCCAACGAAATCAAGCATTATGATTGGTCTAGGAGAAACAAAAGAAGAAATCATGGAAACGATGGATGATCTTCGGGCTAACGAAGTTGACATTATGACAATTGGTCAATATTTGCAGCCAACCAAACGTCATTTGAGAGTCAAAAAATATTGGAGCCCACAGGAATTCAATGAATTGAAGGAAATTGCCATGTCAAAAGGGTTTAGTCATTGTGAAGCAGGTCCACTCGTTCGTTCTTCCTATCATGCGGATGAACAGGTCCTGGCAGCAAAAGTGAATGTGTAA
- a CDS encoding HesB/IscA family protein has product MVISLTEAALNKMKAMGLKEEQSPRIDADVAGGCGLSVKFILVFDEQRRNDTVIEYGGIQFRIDRFTKRYLNEETQIDYTDEHGFLVGESFISSACAID; this is encoded by the coding sequence ATGGTTATCTCATTAACAGAGGCGGCATTGAACAAGATGAAAGCAATGGGGTTGAAGGAAGAACAATCTCCTCGAATCGATGCCGATGTAGCTGGCGGATGCGGACTGTCTGTCAAATTTATTCTTGTTTTTGATGAGCAGCGACGAAATGACACAGTTATTGAATATGGAGGTATTCAATTTCGTATCGACCGTTTTACAAAGCGCTATTTAAATGAAGAAACGCAAATTGATTATACTGATGAACACGGCTTTCTAGTTGGAGAGAGCTTTATCTCAAGTGCATGCGCAATTGACTAA
- the purU gene encoding formyltetrahydrofolate deformylase — protein MNTTVNHNLAKLLISCPEKPGIISTVTNFLLEHKANIVHFDQHTTDPQAGKFFMRIEFDLEDFDSSFEKLEQDLHVLAQNYALDWTLSSKKQMKRMAIFVSKADHALMELIWRWKSKEIEVEIPMVISNHADLKEVVEGYGIPYYHIPMIKEKKEDAEQKALELLEGKVDFIVLARYMQILSPNFISKFPNQIINIHHSFLPAFVGANPYVRAFNRGVKLIGATAHYVTNDLDEGPIIEQDVQRINHRYTAEDLKIAGRHVERRVLAEAVSWHVEDKVIVHGNKTIVFA, from the coding sequence TTGAATACAACAGTAAATCATAACCTAGCCAAATTATTAATTTCTTGTCCAGAAAAGCCTGGTATTATCTCGACTGTAACTAACTTTTTATTAGAACATAAAGCGAATATTGTACATTTTGATCAACATACAACCGATCCACAAGCAGGTAAATTCTTTATGCGTATCGAGTTTGATTTGGAAGATTTCGATTCTTCATTTGAAAAACTTGAACAAGATCTACATGTGTTGGCCCAGAATTATGCTTTAGATTGGACGTTGAGCAGCAAAAAACAGATGAAGCGAATGGCCATCTTTGTTTCTAAAGCGGATCATGCTCTTATGGAACTGATTTGGCGATGGAAATCCAAGGAAATTGAAGTGGAAATTCCCATGGTGATCAGTAATCATGCTGATTTAAAAGAAGTAGTTGAGGGTTATGGCATCCCTTATTATCATATCCCAATGATTAAAGAAAAGAAAGAAGACGCTGAACAAAAGGCATTAGAACTATTGGAAGGGAAAGTAGACTTTATTGTCCTGGCAAGATATATGCAAATTCTTTCCCCTAATTTTATTTCCAAGTTTCCAAATCAAATTATTAACATCCATCATTCTTTCTTACCAGCATTTGTTGGAGCAAATCCTTATGTGAGAGCGTTTAACCGCGGAGTGAAGTTAATTGGAGCAACTGCACACTATGTAACCAATGATCTTGATGAAGGACCCATTATTGAACAAGATGTACAGCGGATAAATCATCGCTATACAGCAGAAGATTTAAAAATTGCCGGACGTCATGTGGAAAGAAGAGTTCTTGCCGAAGCCGTTTCCTGGCATGTTGAAGATAAAGTAATTGTTCATGGTAATAAAACGATTGTTTTTGCATGA
- a CDS encoding YkvI family membrane protein: MIDILRIGSAFIGVIVGAGFASGQEVLQYFTSFGLMGILGAITATVLFSYIGMWLGSHTKTTSHKEVIYRLSGRYLGKVIDYILIFTLFGVGVVMIAGAGSNLNQQFGFPYFVGSTLMTILVILTGLLNVNRVVSIIGSITPFLIFIVVLISIYSLVTIDGTFVELNQAAQTTPTTLPNWFISSINYVSFNVAVGASMSIVMGGTEKSPKTAATGGLVGGLVLGILIILIHLSIFSKIKEVGALDMPMLGIGSHLSPILGILMSLVIFGMIYNTAIGMFFSFTARFAESETKKFKIIFINTMVVGYVASYAGFTDLISYFHPLIGYLGIILIVTLVIAPYIIKKQDKENLYIEN; the protein is encoded by the coding sequence GTGATAGATATTTTAAGAATCGGAAGTGCCTTTATAGGAGTAATTGTAGGTGCTGGATTCGCCTCTGGACAAGAAGTACTGCAATACTTTACTAGTTTTGGATTAATGGGTATTTTGGGAGCGATTACGGCAACAGTTCTTTTTTCATATATTGGCATGTGGCTGGGTAGTCACACAAAAACAACATCACATAAAGAAGTTATATACAGACTTAGTGGACGATACCTTGGAAAAGTTATTGACTATATTCTTATCTTTACATTATTTGGGGTAGGAGTTGTCATGATTGCCGGTGCAGGTTCTAACCTGAATCAACAGTTTGGATTCCCTTACTTTGTTGGTTCCACTCTTATGACTATACTAGTCATTTTAACAGGATTATTAAATGTAAATCGTGTCGTTTCCATTATTGGAAGCATTACCCCATTTTTAATATTTATTGTTGTGTTAATATCCATTTATAGTTTAGTAACTATAGATGGAACATTTGTAGAACTTAACCAAGCAGCACAAACAACACCTACTACACTGCCAAACTGGTTTATTTCCAGTATTAATTACGTTTCATTTAACGTTGCTGTAGGAGCTTCGATGTCAATTGTAATGGGCGGAACTGAAAAAAGTCCCAAAACAGCTGCAACAGGTGGATTAGTTGGTGGACTTGTTTTAGGAATACTTATTATATTAATCCATTTATCTATATTTTCTAAAATCAAAGAAGTTGGTGCCTTAGACATGCCTATGTTAGGGATTGGTAGTCATTTATCACCTATACTAGGCATTTTGATGTCATTAGTTATATTTGGGATGATCTACAACACCGCTATTGGAATGTTCTTTTCGTTTACAGCTCGTTTTGCAGAGTCAGAAACAAAGAAATTTAAAATAATCTTTATCAACACTATGGTTGTCGGATATGTGGCAAGTTATGCAGGATTTACCGACCTAATCAGTTATTTTCACCCATTGATCGGTTACCTTGGTATCATCTTAATCGTTACTTTAGTTATTGCCCCATATATTATTAAGAAACAGGATAAGGAAAATTTGTATATAGAAAATTAA
- the lpdA gene encoding dihydrolipoyl dehydrogenase yields MIKEYDVVIIGGGTGGYVAAIRASQLGLKAAVVEKGKLGGTCLHAGCIPSKALLRSAEVYTTTKNAEEFGVIAPEVGLDFLKVQKRKEEITTRLFKGVQHLMKKGKIDVYEGKGSILESRDVLVEMNNEEREIILNSRNILIATGSRPRTLPGLEADGQYVMTSDEALQMEELPNSIIIVGGGVIGIEWASMLVDFGLEVTVIEYADHILPTEDKDVSKELQRLMKKKGVKIVTGAKVLPETLEKGEGVSIKAEHKGKETLFTADKLLVSVGRLPNVEGIGIGNTTIEMERGFIQTNEYYQTNELNIYAIGDVIGGLQLAHVASHEGIIAIEHMTGENPSPLDSTLVSKCVYSRPEVASVGLTEDEAKEKGYRVKTGKFSFRAIGKALVFGESDGFVKLVVEEESNKLLGAHMVGPHVTDMITEAGIARVLNATAMDIAHTIHPHPTLAEAIGEAALAVDGKEIHA; encoded by the coding sequence ATGATAAAAGAATATGATGTTGTCATCATTGGTGGCGGTACAGGCGGATATGTTGCTGCTATTCGTGCATCTCAATTAGGTTTAAAAGCTGCAGTAGTTGAAAAGGGGAAGCTCGGTGGAACATGCCTTCATGCCGGTTGTATTCCTAGCAAAGCATTATTAAGAAGTGCTGAAGTATATACTACTACAAAAAATGCAGAAGAGTTTGGTGTCATTGCCCCTGAAGTTGGACTGGATTTCTTAAAAGTACAGAAACGGAAAGAAGAAATTACGACTCGATTATTTAAAGGTGTTCAACATTTAATGAAAAAAGGCAAAATTGATGTTTATGAGGGGAAAGGAAGTATTTTAGAGTCAAGAGATGTTTTAGTAGAAATGAACAACGAAGAACGGGAAATCATTCTAAACTCTCGAAATATTTTAATCGCAACAGGATCTCGTCCAAGAACACTCCCCGGTCTAGAAGCGGATGGACAATATGTGATGACATCTGATGAAGCATTGCAAATGGAAGAGCTGCCAAATTCTATTATCATTGTTGGCGGCGGTGTTATTGGAATCGAATGGGCATCGATGCTCGTTGACTTCGGATTAGAAGTAACCGTGATTGAATATGCAGATCACATATTACCGACAGAAGATAAAGATGTTTCAAAGGAACTACAGCGTTTAATGAAGAAAAAAGGCGTCAAAATCGTAACAGGGGCAAAGGTGCTTCCAGAAACGTTAGAAAAAGGTGAGGGTGTTTCAATTAAGGCGGAGCATAAAGGGAAAGAAACGCTATTTACTGCAGATAAATTATTAGTATCCGTCGGGCGATTGCCAAATGTGGAAGGAATTGGAATTGGAAATACTACGATTGAAATGGAGCGCGGTTTTATTCAAACAAATGAGTACTACCAAACAAATGAACTAAACATTTATGCAATCGGTGATGTAATTGGCGGATTGCAGCTTGCTCATGTTGCCTCACATGAAGGAATCATCGCAATTGAACATATGACAGGCGAAAATCCTTCACCACTTGATTCGACTCTTGTTTCAAAATGTGTATACAGCAGACCGGAAGTAGCGAGTGTAGGATTAACCGAGGATGAGGCAAAGGAGAAAGGCTATCGAGTAAAGACAGGGAAATTCTCCTTCCGTGCAATAGGAAAGGCTCTTGTTTTTGGTGAATCAGATGGTTTTGTCAAACTTGTTGTTGAAGAAGAGTCTAATAAGCTATTAGGAGCGCATATGGTTGGGCCGCACGTAACTGATATGATTACAGAAGCAGGTATTGCTCGAGTATTGAATGCAACAGCCATGGATATTGCCCATACGATTCATCCCCATCCAACATTAGCTGAAGCGATTGGTGAAGCAGCATTAGCAGTAGATGGTAAGGAGATTCATGCTTAG
- a CDS encoding OsmC family protein: MAEHSFHLKATWPGLRNDVGEIETGNLITKISIPPEMDGPGIGTNPDEMLLGAAATCYIITLAAMMERSQLDKAGLTMTSEGIVDVTKGIITYKKIIHRPEIVLKQNASDRDKRLVYILAEKAENSCMISRAIRGNVEIQLQTTVKIVSE, encoded by the coding sequence ATGGCAGAACATAGTTTTCATTTGAAAGCAACCTGGCCCGGATTACGTAATGATGTTGGAGAAATTGAAACTGGCAATTTAATAACAAAAATCTCTATCCCACCGGAAATGGATGGTCCCGGAATAGGGACCAATCCCGACGAAATGCTTCTTGGCGCAGCAGCAACCTGTTATATTATTACTCTAGCTGCTATGATGGAGCGCAGTCAATTGGATAAGGCCGGTTTAACAATGACGTCAGAAGGAATTGTTGATGTAACCAAAGGCATCATTACGTATAAGAAAATTATCCATCGTCCTGAAATTGTATTGAAACAAAATGCCTCCGACCGAGACAAAAGATTGGTATATATACTTGCTGAGAAAGCAGAAAACTCCTGTATGATTAGTCGGGCAATTCGAGGTAATGTAGAAATTCAATTACAAACAACTGTTAAAATAGTTTCTGAATAA
- a CDS encoding sugar ABC transporter substrate-binding protein translates to MLDIHQKVVVVLQELNTDYSKTIKAGIEKGFDDFNIDGKVIAPDSQYSVSKQIVMLKDVLKQNPDALIVTSIQPSATIPIFKEYQKRCIPVIMLNQDARWKDQTTFIGTDHLRLGKKAGAILSSILYPGDQVLFIVDSKTNSVVNDRIKGAKEVLESVEIEIVIEQLGYDKSVNLKSEMSNILQTYPDIKGVFATNDILALDALKAIEEEELKIPVIGSDGTKGMLKAVEEEKLSITLAQNPYDMGYLSVEQALKAIKGEHVDKRIDSGVDIVTKDNAKTRMDFLTKNVFK, encoded by the coding sequence TTGTTAGATATACACCAAAAAGTTGTTGTTGTTTTACAAGAATTAAACACTGATTATTCGAAGACCATCAAAGCAGGAATAGAAAAAGGATTTGATGATTTTAATATAGATGGGAAAGTAATTGCGCCTGATTCACAATATTCAGTTTCAAAACAAATAGTTATGTTGAAAGATGTTCTGAAACAAAATCCAGATGCACTAATCGTCACTTCAATTCAACCATCTGCTACTATTCCCATATTCAAGGAGTATCAAAAAAGATGTATACCGGTAATAATGTTGAATCAAGATGCTCGATGGAAGGATCAAACTACTTTTATTGGGACAGATCATCTTAGATTAGGAAAAAAAGCAGGAGCAATATTATCTTCAATACTGTATCCAGGGGATCAAGTATTGTTTATTGTCGATTCAAAAACTAATTCCGTTGTGAATGACCGGATTAAGGGAGCAAAAGAGGTTTTAGAAAGTGTGGAAATTGAGATTGTCATAGAACAGCTAGGATATGACAAATCTGTGAATTTGAAATCAGAAATGAGTAACATATTGCAAACTTATCCTGATATTAAAGGGGTGTTTGCTACAAATGACATCCTAGCTTTAGATGCACTGAAAGCAATAGAGGAAGAAGAATTAAAGATTCCTGTCATTGGATCGGACGGTACTAAAGGAATGCTGAAAGCTGTTGAAGAGGAGAAGTTAAGTATTACCTTAGCCCAGAATCCTTATGATATGGGGTACTTAAGTGTAGAGCAAGCATTAAAAGCAATTAAGGGAGAACATGTAGACAAAAGGATTGATAGTGGCGTTGATATCGTTACAAAAGATAATGCAAAAACGAGAATGGATTTTTTAACAAAAAATGTATTTAAATGA
- the gcvPB gene encoding aminomethyl-transferring glycine dehydrogenase subunit GcvPB, whose protein sequence is MVEYNDVIFEISRPGRVGSSLPESDVDTVNLEDKLPKHLIRDEAAELPEVSELQLVRHYTALSNKNHGIDNGFYPLGSCTMKYNPKINENVARLEGFSRIHPYQSEETVQGALELLYHLQEELAVITGMDAVTLQPSAGAQGEWTGLMMVKAYLEQKGEKRTKVLVPDSAHGTNPASATVAGFKTVTIPSNEKGLVDLEELKKHVDQDTAALMLTNPNTLGLFEKEIVEIANVIHEAGGLLYYDGANSNAILGKTTPGKMGFDIVHLNLHKTFTGPHGGGGPGAGPVGVNEKLIPYLPIPRVEKDGDKYVLNSNHPLSMGRVKGYYGNFGILVRAYTYIRTMGPEGLRQVSESAVLHANYLRKKLEPYFDAPYSQVCKHEFVLSGSRQKKLGVRTLDMAKRLLDFGYHPPTIYFPLNVEECLMIEPTETESKETMDAFAEVMIQIAKEVEENPDIVLEAPHTTIIGRLDEVQAARQPILRYIKEEAVEQEKETVKA, encoded by the coding sequence ATGGTTGAATATAATGATGTAATTTTTGAAATCAGCCGTCCAGGCCGTGTTGGTTCAAGCCTACCGGAAAGTGATGTTGACACAGTCAATTTAGAAGATAAACTTCCAAAGCACTTGATCCGTGATGAAGCAGCAGAGCTTCCGGAAGTATCAGAGCTTCAGCTTGTACGCCATTATACAGCGCTTTCTAATAAAAACCATGGTATTGATAATGGATTTTATCCACTTGGCTCTTGTACGATGAAATATAATCCGAAAATTAACGAAAATGTAGCTCGTTTAGAGGGCTTTAGTCGTATTCATCCCTATCAGTCGGAAGAAACGGTTCAAGGAGCATTAGAGCTTTTATATCATTTACAAGAAGAGTTAGCGGTAATCACAGGTATGGATGCAGTAACTTTACAGCCATCTGCAGGGGCTCAAGGAGAATGGACCGGATTAATGATGGTTAAAGCCTACCTTGAGCAAAAAGGAGAAAAAAGAACAAAGGTACTTGTTCCGGACTCAGCCCACGGTACAAACCCTGCCAGTGCCACCGTTGCCGGGTTTAAAACGGTCACAATTCCATCTAATGAGAAGGGTCTAGTCGACTTAGAAGAATTAAAGAAGCATGTTGACCAGGATACTGCCGCATTGATGCTAACAAATCCTAATACACTAGGATTATTTGAAAAAGAAATTGTGGAAATTGCAAATGTTATCCATGAAGCAGGCGGATTACTTTACTATGATGGTGCAAATTCAAATGCGATTTTAGGGAAAACAACACCGGGAAAAATGGGTTTTGACATCGTGCATTTAAATCTTCATAAGACTTTTACTGGGCCTCATGGAGGCGGTGGCCCTGGAGCTGGTCCAGTAGGTGTAAATGAAAAACTTATTCCATATCTACCAATACCTCGCGTTGAAAAAGACGGTGACAAATATGTATTAAACTCTAATCACCCACTTTCAATGGGTCGTGTAAAAGGATATTATGGAAACTTCGGTATTTTGGTTCGTGCGTACACTTATATTCGTACGATGGGACCAGAAGGACTACGTCAAGTGTCAGAAAGTGCAGTGCTTCATGCGAATTACCTTCGTAAAAAGCTTGAGCCGTATTTTGATGCACCGTATTCACAAGTTTGTAAGCATGAATTTGTTTTATCTGGGTCCAGACAGAAAAAACTTGGCGTTAGAACACTCGATATGGCAAAACGTCTGCTTGATTTCGGCTACCATCCACCGACAATCTACTTCCCGTTAAATGTAGAGGAGTGTTTGATGATTGAGCCGACCGAAACAGAGTCAAAAGAAACCATGGATGCCTTTGCAGAAGTGATGATTCAAATCGCTAAAGAAGTGGAAGAAAATCCAGATATCGTATTAGAGGCACCGCATACTACGATCATTGGCCGATTAGATGAAGTTCAAGCAGCAAGACAACCTATCTTGCGTTATATAAAAGAGGAAGCGGTAGAGCAAGAAAAAGAAACCGTAAAAGCATAA
- a CDS encoding pyruvate, water dikinase regulatory protein, which produces MNKKEIVYVVSDSVGETAELMVKAVASQFGENVEIKHISYVEDIKDLNNVITAAKYNNSIIAYTIVIPSLKQFLDQRAGEAGIMAIDLMNPLMEAFIQKFNTDPVRQPRLMRKLDDNYFRRVEAVEFAVKYDDGQDVRGLKHADIVLIGVSRTSKTPLSMYLAHKRFKVANVPLVPEIAPPDELFDIPKNKCVGLIITPDKLNEIRMERLKNLGLTTQANYANLDRILKELEYAEKIMKRIGCPVINVSNKAIEETADLILAMLKKRGAVLHG; this is translated from the coding sequence GTGAATAAGAAGGAAATTGTTTATGTAGTATCTGATTCGGTTGGCGAAACAGCTGAGCTGATGGTAAAAGCAGTTGCATCACAATTTGGGGAAAATGTTGAAATCAAACATATTTCCTATGTAGAGGATATTAAAGATCTTAATAATGTCATTACTGCCGCTAAATATAATAACTCAATCATTGCCTATACGATCGTCATACCGTCTTTAAAGCAATTTCTTGACCAGCGGGCAGGGGAAGCAGGAATAATGGCGATTGATTTAATGAATCCGCTTATGGAAGCATTTATACAAAAATTTAATACGGATCCTGTCAGGCAGCCAAGGCTTATGAGGAAATTAGATGATAACTATTTCCGCAGAGTTGAAGCGGTTGAGTTCGCAGTAAAATATGATGACGGACAAGATGTAAGAGGGTTAAAACATGCAGATATTGTATTAATTGGAGTTTCTAGAACATCAAAGACACCGCTTTCTATGTATTTGGCCCATAAACGATTTAAGGTGGCAAATGTACCTTTAGTACCTGAAATCGCACCTCCTGATGAACTTTTCGATATTCCCAAAAATAAATGTGTTGGTTTAATCATAACACCAGACAAACTGAATGAAATTCGCATGGAGCGATTAAAAAATTTAGGGTTAACAACCCAAGCGAATTATGCGAATTTGGATCGAATCCTTAAAGAATTAGAATATGCTGAGAAAATTATGAAACGAATAGGTTGTCCGGTCATTAATGTTTCAAATAAAGCGATAGAAGAGACGGCTGATTTAATACTAGCAATGTTAAAAAAGAGAGGAGCAGTATTACATGGTTAA